A single window of Macaca mulatta isolate MMU2019108-1 chromosome 9, T2T-MMU8v2.0, whole genome shotgun sequence DNA harbors:
- the USP6NL-AS1 gene encoding uncharacterized protein USP6NL-AS1, with the protein MTTSRHEVCSGPAHWGSGDATETCEGDAPGRDRGSLWEAVAGFHPRAAPHPARRPQPAHRPADPTLRAQGHTGSPRTVPEPPPRAEPRTAAASPPPGAGNGGVRLSGANSESRPREDARGARRRRQPLAAGAEEWKLPQYGPDCEAVGSGQSGRSRAAEQVQRGGGYRSALRPIVSLPRGSRRSRAREPGSSPARHLLPPLWKRPPPPRAARPGPRLRVAGPARLTGRRQPSPQRPRPPPSWRGPFPAARARRSRAPAVRAPARLGDARPGLQVPGAPRREAGAGSSGAKAGLRGTQTSDIGVPSRQVRG; encoded by the coding sequence GCACGAAGTTTGCTCGGGTCCTGCCCACTGGGGCTCGGGAGACGCGACCGAAACTTGCGAGGGAGACGCGCCTGGCCGGGACCGCGGCTCGCTCTGGGAGGCCGTCGCCGGGTTCCACCCCCGGGCCGCCCCACACCCCGCGCGGCGCCCCCAGCCCGCCCATCGCCCCGCGGACCCCACGCTCCGGGCGCAAGGACACACGGGCAGCCCCCGCACTGTGCCCGAGCCGCCCCCCAGGGCCGAGCCGCGAACCGCAGCCGCGTCCCCTCCTCCCGGGGCCGGGAATGGCGGCGTCCGGCTCTCCGGGGCCAACTCCGAGTCCCGGCCCCGGGAGGACGCCCGCGgagcccgccgccgccgccagccCCTCGCGGCGGGAGCTGAGGAATGGAAGTTACCTCAGTACGGTCCCGACTGCGAGGCTGTAGGCAGCGGGCAGAGCGGGAGGTCCCGGGCGGCCGAGCAGGTCCAGCGCGGCGGCGGCTACCGCAGTGCCCTCCGCCCCATTGTTTCCCTTCCAAGAGGATCCCGGCGAAGCCGAGCCCGGGAACCAGGAAGTTCCCCGGCGCGACACCTCCTGCCGCCGCTATGGAAACGGCCCCCGCCTCCCAGGGCGGCTCGCCCGGGACCCCGCCTCCGCGTCGCCGGCCCCGCCCGCCTCACCGGCCGCCGCCAACCGTCACCAcagcggccgcggccgccgccatCTTGGCGCGGCCCCTTCCCGGCGGCACGTGCGCGCCGCTCCCGCGCTCCCGCCGTGCGCGCTCCCGCCCGCCTCGGGGACGCGCGCCCAGGACTGCAGGTGCCGGGAGCCCCTCGGCGGGAGGCGGGCGCTGGAAGCTCGGGAGCCAAAGCGGGACTTCGAGGCACGCAAACGAGCGACATTGGCGTGCCCAGCCGGCAGGTCAGAGGATAG